The proteins below come from a single Prochlorococcus marinus str. MIT 9215 genomic window:
- a CDS encoding MFS transporter — translation MKKSLLKPNKKFTLLSAFITLLNDRLSESILLPILPSFVLLFDSKASTYGLLSCTYQLAQFTASPFIGLMSDRYGRRPVTLFCITGSVIGISILSFTVLFNWSNSIASIPLFLLFLARLIDGLSGGTAATATTILADISSPEKRAKTFGLIGVAFGLSFFLGNIFVVIFAKNTNNNFIIPVLIASIIPIINFLLVFLYLPETKPNSALNKSKTIFKNPLKELFTVFKEEKIKKLSLAFFIYFIAFTGLTNILIFFLQESLNWTTKASSGTLVVVGIIAIIVQGGLIGPLVKQFGEMRLTLIGSGFILVACTLLITAPKENAAINIYSAVSFLAVGAGLITPTLRALISKKLDVDKQGSILSNLQGLQSLGGVLGIAMAGRVYDSFGPKSPFIAGSVILIFMIYLIAEGKSNNSFNNQKSKAF, via the coding sequence GTGAAAAAAAGTTTATTAAAACCAAATAAAAAATTTACTCTCCTTAGTGCTTTTATCACTCTTCTAAATGATCGTTTAAGTGAAAGTATACTATTGCCCATCTTACCCTCTTTTGTTTTACTTTTTGACTCTAAAGCAAGTACATATGGCTTATTATCTTGCACTTACCAATTAGCTCAATTTACAGCTTCTCCTTTTATAGGACTTATGAGTGATAGATATGGAAGAAGACCTGTAACTCTTTTTTGTATTACTGGTTCAGTAATAGGAATATCAATATTATCTTTTACAGTCCTTTTTAATTGGTCTAATTCAATAGCCTCTATCCCATTGTTTTTATTATTTTTAGCGAGACTAATTGACGGTTTAAGTGGTGGAACTGCAGCTACTGCAACAACAATTCTTGCAGATATTTCAAGCCCTGAAAAAAGAGCAAAAACATTTGGTCTTATTGGTGTAGCTTTTGGTTTAAGTTTTTTCTTAGGTAATATTTTTGTTGTAATTTTTGCAAAAAATACAAATAATAACTTTATTATTCCAGTTTTGATAGCTTCAATCATTCCAATAATAAATTTTCTCCTTGTATTTCTTTACTTACCAGAAACAAAACCTAATAGTGCCTTAAATAAATCAAAAACTATTTTTAAAAACCCTTTAAAAGAGCTATTTACGGTTTTCAAAGAAGAAAAGATTAAAAAATTATCATTAGCCTTTTTTATTTACTTTATTGCTTTTACTGGATTGACCAATATCCTAATATTTTTCCTTCAAGAATCTTTAAACTGGACTACCAAAGCATCAAGTGGAACTCTTGTTGTAGTAGGAATCATTGCAATTATTGTTCAAGGAGGACTTATTGGACCTCTCGTAAAGCAATTTGGTGAAATGAGATTAACACTTATCGGATCAGGCTTCATTCTTGTGGCATGTACACTTTTAATTACTGCTCCAAAAGAAAATGCGGCAATTAATATTTATTCAGCTGTTTCATTTTTAGCAGTTGGGGCAGGATTAATTACGCCTACCTTAAGAGCACTAATATCAAAAAAATTAGACGTTGATAAACAAGGTTCAATACTTAGTAACCTTCAGGGACTACAGAGCCTCGGAGGGGTTCTAGGAATTGCGATGGCAGGTAGGGTTTATGATAGTTTTGGTCCTAAATCACCTTTTATAGCTGGTTCCGTAATCTTAATTTTCATGATATACCTTATTGCAGAGGGTAAAAGTAATAATTCTTTTAATAATCAAAAATCAAAAGCATTTTAA
- the ppk1 gene encoding polyphosphate kinase 1, whose translation MKSKANVFINRELSWIEFNKRVLLTGMEKEYKTLDKVKFCSIFSNNLDEFFMVRVASLKAQVEAGITKKSIDGLTPKEQLRKINKEVKKLTTLQENYVNNELNNELKKQGVILKKYEDLNENQRNWCNNFFTSSIFPLLTPLVVDPAHPFPFISNLSLNLAALIKDGQDSKNQFVRVKIPTKNINRFIQIPNEIIQHNDESSHVFISVEDLIGNNINTLFNGMECINYSFFRVTRDADLELKELEADDLLLAVEQSLQKRRLGGDVVRLEVEADMPENILKLLIGSISIHEEYIYFCKSLLGLDDLNQLMRINRDDLKENLLIGKTHSQLKNLDLSSDKNLNSIFKILRKKNILLHHPYDLFKTSVEEFINRAADDPLVMAIKITLYRVSKDSPIIAALMRAAENGKEVMTLVELKARFDEDNNIQWAKQLEQAGVHVVYGIIGFKTHTKIALIVRKEKGRLRNYFHIGTGNYNSNTSRFYTDLGLLSTDPDIASDLLELFNYLSGFSKQKSYQKLLVSPSSMREKFIFLIKREIKNANEGKKAEIIAKMNSLVDPEIIKLLYLASDSGVKISLIVRGVCCLYPQRKNLSENIKVISIIGHFLEHSRIFWFCNNDDNEVFIGSADWMRRNLDRRIEAITPIEDPELKSQLKNLLQIYIKDDYFSWIMKEDGTYTKYALNSANNRSQIDLIEQQK comes from the coding sequence ATGAAAAGCAAGGCTAATGTTTTTATTAATAGAGAATTAAGTTGGATTGAGTTCAACAAAAGAGTACTCCTAACTGGTATGGAAAAGGAGTACAAAACACTAGATAAAGTAAAATTTTGTTCGATTTTCAGCAATAATCTTGATGAATTTTTTATGGTAAGGGTAGCTTCATTAAAGGCTCAAGTTGAAGCAGGAATTACTAAAAAAAGTATTGACGGACTCACCCCTAAAGAACAATTAAGAAAAATCAACAAAGAAGTAAAAAAATTAACCACTCTTCAAGAAAATTATGTAAATAATGAATTAAATAATGAATTAAAAAAACAAGGTGTAATTTTAAAAAAGTATGAGGATTTAAATGAAAATCAAAGAAATTGGTGTAATAACTTCTTTACTTCATCTATTTTCCCTTTATTAACTCCACTAGTTGTTGATCCAGCACATCCATTCCCATTTATAAGTAATTTAAGTCTAAACCTAGCAGCCTTAATAAAGGATGGGCAAGATTCTAAAAATCAGTTTGTTAGAGTCAAAATACCAACAAAAAATATAAATCGATTTATACAAATTCCCAATGAAATTATTCAACATAATGATGAAAGTTCTCACGTTTTCATAAGTGTTGAAGATTTAATTGGTAATAATATAAATACTTTATTTAATGGAATGGAATGTATAAATTACTCTTTTTTTAGAGTAACAAGAGATGCAGATTTAGAATTGAAAGAACTTGAAGCTGATGATCTTCTTTTAGCAGTTGAACAAAGTTTGCAAAAGAGAAGATTAGGTGGAGACGTAGTTAGATTAGAAGTTGAAGCAGATATGCCAGAAAATATTCTCAAGTTACTAATTGGCAGTATCTCGATTCATGAGGAATATATTTACTTTTGCAAAAGTTTATTAGGACTTGACGATTTGAATCAGCTGATGAGAATTAATAGAGATGATTTAAAAGAAAATCTGCTAATTGGGAAAACACACTCACAATTAAAAAATTTAGATTTGTCTTCAGACAAAAACCTTAATTCTATTTTTAAGATACTTAGGAAAAAAAATATTCTGCTTCATCATCCTTACGACTTATTTAAAACTTCAGTTGAAGAATTTATAAACAGAGCAGCTGATGATCCACTCGTAATGGCTATAAAAATAACTTTATATCGAGTTTCCAAGGATTCTCCTATCATTGCAGCCTTAATGAGAGCGGCAGAGAATGGGAAAGAAGTTATGACCCTTGTTGAACTTAAAGCAAGATTTGATGAAGACAACAATATTCAATGGGCAAAACAACTTGAACAAGCTGGAGTTCATGTTGTTTATGGAATCATAGGATTTAAAACACATACAAAAATAGCTTTAATAGTTAGAAAAGAAAAAGGAAGATTAAGAAATTATTTTCATATTGGAACTGGAAATTATAACTCTAATACTTCAAGGTTTTATACAGATTTAGGTTTACTTTCAACAGATCCTGATATTGCATCAGATTTACTTGAGTTATTTAATTACTTATCAGGCTTTTCTAAACAAAAAAGTTATCAAAAATTATTAGTCTCTCCATCATCGATGAGAGAAAAGTTTATATTTCTCATTAAGAGGGAAATTAAAAATGCAAATGAAGGGAAAAAAGCTGAAATAATTGCAAAAATGAATTCTTTAGTAGACCCAGAAATAATTAAACTACTTTATCTAGCTTCTGACTCAGGTGTAAAAATAAGCCTTATCGTAAGAGGTGTGTGTTGCTTATATCCACAAAGAAAAAATTTAAGTGAAAATATTAAAGTCATAAGCATTATTGGACATTTTCTTGAACACTCAAGAATTTTTTGGTTCTGCAATAATGATGATAATGAAGTTTTTATTGGGAGTGCAGATTGGATGAGACGAAACCTTGATAGAAGGATAGAGGCTATTACTCCAATAGAAGACCCTGAATTAAAATCTCAACTAAAGAATCTTTTACAAATATATATTAAAGATGATTACTTTTCCTGGATAATGAAAGAAGATGGTACTTATACAAAATATGCATTAAATTCTGCGAATAATCGTTCACAAATTGATCTCATAGAACAACAAAAATAA
- a CDS encoding RpoD/SigA family RNA polymerase sigma factor, protein MGIPLESAKSSSDNNFDEPRLPNTAGKSRKSKSSLTAKQSQKKSGRLASDSIGYYLSSIGRVPLLTPAEEIELAHHVQNMKKLLQIPETERTQRNLYQIKIGKRARDRMMAANLRLVVSVAKKYQNQGLELLDLVQEGAIGLERAVDKFDPAMGYKFSTYAYWWIRQGMTRAIDNSARTIRLPIHISEKLSKMRRVSRELSHKFGRQPTRLEMATEMGIDQKDLEDLISQSAPCASLDAHARGEEDRSTLGELIPDPNCEEPMEGMDRTIQKEHLGTWLSQLNEREQKIMKLRFGLDGEEPLTLAEIGRQINVSRERVRQLEAKAILKLRVMTTHQKAA, encoded by the coding sequence ATGGGGATCCCTCTGGAATCTGCAAAGAGCTCTTCAGATAATAATTTTGATGAGCCAAGATTACCAAACACTGCGGGCAAGTCTCGCAAATCAAAATCCAGTCTAACTGCAAAACAAAGCCAAAAAAAATCTGGAAGACTCGCTTCAGATTCTATTGGCTATTACTTAAGTAGCATTGGTAGAGTACCTCTTTTGACTCCAGCAGAAGAAATAGAGTTAGCTCATCATGTTCAGAACATGAAAAAGTTGCTACAAATTCCTGAAACTGAAAGAACGCAACGAAATCTTTATCAAATTAAGATTGGGAAAAGAGCCAGAGATAGAATGATGGCGGCTAATCTAAGACTAGTTGTCTCCGTTGCGAAAAAATACCAAAATCAAGGACTTGAATTATTAGACCTTGTTCAGGAAGGCGCTATCGGTCTTGAAAGAGCTGTAGATAAATTTGATCCTGCTATGGGATACAAATTCTCAACTTATGCTTACTGGTGGATTAGACAAGGAATGACAAGAGCTATTGATAATAGTGCAAGAACAATCCGTCTGCCCATTCACATCAGTGAAAAACTATCCAAAATGAGAAGAGTCTCTAGAGAATTATCACATAAATTTGGTAGACAGCCTACCAGATTGGAAATGGCAACTGAGATGGGAATTGATCAAAAAGATTTAGAAGATTTAATTTCGCAAAGTGCTCCATGCGCCTCCCTAGATGCTCATGCAAGAGGAGAAGAAGACAGAAGCACTCTAGGTGAACTAATACCTGATCCAAACTGTGAAGAGCCTATGGAGGGCATGGATAGAACTATTCAAAAAGAGCATTTAGGAACTTGGCTTTCACAATTAAATGAAAGAGAACAAAAAATCATGAAGCTTAGATTTGGCCTAGATGGTGAAGAACCATTAACACTCGCAGAAATTGGAAGACAAATTAATGTTTCACGAGAAAGAGTAAGGCAACTAGAAGCTAAAGCAATATTAAAACTTAGAGTAATGACAACACACCAAAAAGCAGCATAA
- a CDS encoding diacylglycerol/polyprenol kinase family protein: MIKFAIILFYLFLIFLISIVFKKFNGNSKEIVRKIIHIGIGPLIPIAQFLKIDQNSALIFTGVISLMVLINYTYKLFPTIEDVERKSYGTIFYCLSLFILIWLFWDKDPYALIAGFFIMTFGDGLAGLIGKSFNSKNWIILKQKKSLFGTMTMFLTSLIVVCSIGYSQQKNINLNYFAIAFLATILEQFSVLGIDNFIVPISSALCFNFFISN; this comes from the coding sequence TTGATAAAATTTGCGATAATTTTATTTTATTTATTTTTAATTTTTTTAATATCAATAGTTTTTAAGAAATTTAATGGCAATAGTAAAGAAATTGTCAGAAAAATAATACATATTGGAATAGGACCATTAATACCAATTGCACAATTTTTAAAAATTGATCAAAATTCTGCTCTAATTTTTACAGGAGTAATTTCATTAATGGTTTTAATCAATTACACCTATAAATTATTTCCAACAATTGAAGATGTTGAGAGAAAAAGTTATGGAACAATATTTTATTGTCTTAGTTTATTTATTTTAATTTGGCTTTTTTGGGATAAAGATCCATATGCTTTAATTGCTGGATTTTTTATAATGACTTTTGGAGATGGATTAGCTGGCTTAATAGGCAAAAGCTTTAATTCCAAAAATTGGATTATTCTTAAACAAAAAAAATCATTGTTTGGGACTATGACTATGTTTTTAACAAGCTTGATAGTAGTTTGCTCAATAGGATACTCCCAACAAAAAAATATTAATTTAAATTATTTTGCAATAGCGTTTTTGGCTACTATTCTTGAACAATTTAGTGTTCTTGGAATAGATAACTTTATTGTTCCTATCTCATCAGCATTATGTTTTAATTTTTTTATTAGTAATTAA
- a CDS encoding 3-deoxy-7-phosphoheptulonate synthase has translation MTTSSNNSALEKTSDLHVVETRPLIPPSRLHNDIPLDHTSANTVSKTRRSIQNILHHNDHKLLVIVGPCSIHDLDAAKEYSKYIQNFREIYQDKLEIIMRVYFEKPRTTIGWKGLINDPHLDDSYDINTGLRRARSLLSYLATSGVPSATELLDPIVPQYIADLISWTAIGARTTESQTHREMASGLSMPIGFKNGTDGSFKTAINAMQSASKSHHFLGVNANGMASIVNTTGNPDGHIVLRGGSKGPNFETEHVQRISAELKQCNLPHKLMIDCSHGNSNKDFRKQSDVLRNIAVQISNGEKNILGVMLESHLKEGNQKLLKKEDLEFGRSITDACIDIETTKELLAILYSSVNY, from the coding sequence ATGACGACATCATCAAATAATTCAGCTTTGGAAAAGACATCAGATTTACATGTTGTTGAGACACGTCCATTAATACCTCCAAGCAGATTACATAATGATATACCTTTAGATCATACCTCGGCTAATACAGTATCTAAAACAAGAAGATCGATACAAAATATTTTGCATCATAATGATCATAAGCTTTTAGTTATTGTTGGTCCATGTTCGATTCATGATTTAGATGCGGCAAAGGAATATTCAAAATATATTCAAAACTTTAGAGAAATTTATCAAGATAAATTAGAAATAATCATGAGAGTATATTTTGAGAAACCAAGAACAACTATTGGCTGGAAAGGACTTATAAATGATCCTCATCTTGATGATTCTTATGACATCAATACTGGTTTAAGAAGAGCAAGAAGTTTGCTCTCCTATCTGGCAACTAGTGGGGTACCCTCTGCTACAGAATTGCTAGATCCTATTGTTCCTCAATATATTGCCGATTTGATAAGTTGGACTGCTATCGGTGCGAGGACTACTGAAAGTCAAACTCATAGAGAAATGGCATCAGGATTATCAATGCCTATAGGATTTAAAAATGGAACGGATGGTTCTTTTAAGACTGCAATAAACGCAATGCAATCAGCTTCAAAATCGCATCATTTCTTAGGAGTAAATGCCAATGGTATGGCTTCTATTGTTAATACTACTGGAAATCCAGATGGGCATATAGTTTTAAGAGGTGGCTCAAAAGGCCCAAATTTTGAGACTGAACATGTTCAAAGAATTTCAGCTGAGTTAAAGCAATGTAATCTTCCTCATAAACTGATGATTGATTGTAGTCATGGAAATTCCAACAAAGACTTCCGAAAGCAGTCTGATGTGCTAAGAAACATAGCTGTACAAATAAGTAATGGCGAAAAAAATATTTTAGGAGTCATGCTTGAAAGTCATTTAAAAGAAGGTAATCAAAAACTTTTAAAAAAAGAGGATCTAGAATTTGGTAGAAGTATTACAGATGCATGCATAGATATAGAAACCACAAAAGAATTACTTGCTATTTTATATAGTTCAGTTAATTACTAA
- the acnB gene encoding bifunctional aconitate hydratase 2/2-methylisocitrate dehydratase, with product MKNLETLLKDYEDHVAERSTKGIPPLPLNAAQTNCITKLLEEDNNYDESYLLNLLINRVPPGVDEAAYVKASWLTAIVRSEKYCRSISPEKAIEILGTMIGGYNVNSLVEILKEGNSLLAKKAAEVLKNIILVYDSANDIYELSRNNIYAKEVVNSWANAEWFKNKKGLEKEITCLVFKVDGETNTDDLSPAVHATTRPDIPMHALAMLEFKKPDGLKILDDLKKRDLPIAYVGDVVGTGSSRKSAINSLIWHIGEDIPFVPNKKTGGILIGSKIAPIFFNTAQDSGALPIEADVSNMNTGDVIKIYPYKGIIKKIEKDSNTEKLISQFNLYPATLTDEIQAGGRINLMIGRSLTDKIRNKLDYQPSEIFIRPQSPKESNSGFTQAQKIVGKACGLNGVRPGMTCEPIMTTVGSQDTTGPMTRDELKELACLGFTADLVMQSFCHTAAYPKPVDLVTHQELPDFISQRGGVALKPGDGIIHSWLNRMLLPDTVGTGGDSHTRFPLGISFPGGSGIVAFAAAIGSMPLNMPESVLVKFIGELLPGITLRDLVNAIPLFAIKKGLLTVEKANKKNIFNGKIMEIEGLPNLKLEQAFELTDATAERSCAGSTILLSEETVQEYLKSNICLLEKMIESNYEDSKSISRRISDMKNWLKKPSLIQPDTNAQYEEIIEIDLAKVKQPIVACPNDPDNVKEITDVANTNIDEVFIGSCMTNIGHYRAAAKILEGVENLKAKLWICPPTKMDEETLKAEGYYKIFEDCGARLELPGCSLCMGNQARVDEGSVVFSTSTRNFDNRLGKNAQVFLGSAELAAVCALFGKIPTVNEYKDITKNKINPYSKELYRYLQFDEIKNFSLSK from the coding sequence ATGAAGAATTTGGAAACATTGCTAAAAGATTATGAAGATCACGTAGCTGAAAGATCTACTAAAGGAATACCTCCTTTACCTTTAAATGCTGCGCAAACAAATTGTATTACAAAATTATTAGAAGAAGATAATAATTACGATGAATCATATTTGCTTAATTTACTAATAAATAGAGTACCTCCTGGAGTTGATGAAGCTGCTTATGTGAAAGCAAGCTGGCTGACAGCTATTGTTAGGTCTGAAAAATATTGCAGATCAATAAGCCCTGAAAAAGCAATTGAAATACTAGGAACAATGATAGGCGGATATAATGTTAATTCTTTGGTTGAAATACTTAAAGAAGGAAATAGTTTACTAGCTAAAAAAGCAGCAGAAGTTTTAAAAAACATTATTCTTGTTTACGACTCAGCAAATGATATTTATGAATTATCTCGAAACAATATTTATGCAAAAGAAGTTGTAAATAGTTGGGCAAATGCAGAATGGTTCAAGAATAAAAAAGGTTTAGAAAAAGAAATTACTTGTTTAGTGTTTAAAGTTGATGGTGAGACAAACACAGATGACTTATCTCCAGCTGTGCATGCAACAACGCGTCCTGACATACCAATGCACGCACTGGCTATGCTGGAATTTAAGAAACCAGATGGACTAAAGATTCTTGATGATTTAAAAAAAAGAGATTTACCAATAGCTTATGTTGGAGATGTTGTTGGAACAGGAAGTTCTAGAAAATCTGCTATTAATTCACTCATTTGGCATATAGGAGAAGATATCCCTTTTGTTCCTAATAAAAAAACAGGTGGAATACTCATTGGCAGCAAAATAGCCCCTATTTTTTTTAATACTGCACAAGATTCGGGAGCTTTACCTATAGAAGCTGACGTATCAAATATGAACACAGGAGATGTTATTAAAATATATCCTTACAAAGGTATTATTAAAAAAATTGAAAAAGATTCAAATACTGAAAAATTAATAAGCCAATTCAACTTATATCCTGCAACTCTTACTGATGAAATTCAAGCTGGTGGCAGAATCAATCTCATGATTGGTAGATCTCTTACAGACAAAATCAGAAACAAACTAGATTATCAACCGAGTGAAATATTTATACGACCTCAAAGTCCAAAAGAAAGTAATTCCGGCTTTACACAAGCTCAAAAAATAGTAGGAAAAGCATGTGGATTAAATGGGGTTAGACCTGGGATGACCTGTGAACCAATCATGACAACAGTTGGGAGTCAAGATACTACCGGGCCAATGACTAGAGATGAATTAAAAGAACTAGCGTGTTTAGGATTCACCGCAGATTTAGTTATGCAAAGTTTTTGTCATACAGCTGCTTATCCTAAACCAGTAGATCTAGTTACCCATCAAGAATTACCTGATTTTATATCTCAAAGAGGCGGCGTAGCACTAAAACCTGGGGATGGGATAATTCATAGCTGGCTTAACAGAATGCTTCTCCCTGATACTGTTGGTACAGGTGGAGATAGCCATACAAGATTCCCACTTGGCATTTCATTTCCTGGAGGTTCGGGGATTGTTGCCTTTGCTGCGGCAATAGGATCAATGCCGTTAAATATGCCGGAATCAGTACTAGTTAAATTCATAGGAGAATTATTGCCTGGGATTACGTTAAGAGATTTAGTTAATGCAATACCTCTCTTCGCCATTAAAAAAGGACTCTTAACTGTTGAGAAAGCAAATAAGAAAAATATATTTAACGGAAAAATTATGGAAATTGAGGGATTACCTAACTTAAAACTTGAACAAGCTTTTGAACTCACTGATGCCACTGCGGAACGCTCATGCGCTGGCAGCACCATTCTCTTATCCGAAGAAACTGTTCAAGAATACTTAAAAAGTAATATTTGTCTTCTAGAAAAAATGATTGAGAGCAATTATGAAGACTCAAAATCGATTTCAAGAAGAATAAGTGATATGAAAAATTGGTTAAAAAAACCATCATTAATTCAGCCAGATACAAACGCTCAGTATGAAGAAATAATTGAAATTGATTTAGCAAAAGTAAAACAACCTATAGTTGCTTGCCCTAACGATCCCGATAATGTAAAGGAAATCACAGATGTTGCAAATACGAATATTGACGAGGTTTTTATTGGTTCTTGTATGACAAATATTGGCCACTACAGAGCAGCTGCAAAAATTCTTGAAGGTGTAGAAAATTTAAAAGCTAAATTATGGATTTGTCCACCAACAAAAATGGATGAAGAAACTCTGAAAGCTGAAGGTTATTATAAGATATTTGAAGATTGTGGCGCAAGATTAGAGTTGCCAGGGTGTTCTTTGTGTATGGGGAACCAAGCAAGGGTAGATGAAGGATCTGTCGTATTTTCTACTAGTACTAGAAATTTTGACAATAGACTGGGGAAAAATGCACAAGTCTTTCTAGGAAGTGCTGAATTAGCAGCCGTTTGTGCTCTATTTGGTAAAATTCCCACAGTTAATGAATATAAAGATATTACTAAAAATAAAATTAATCCATATTCAAAAGAACTTTATCGATATCTTCAATTTGATGAGATAAAAAATTTTAGTTTATCAAAATGA
- a CDS encoding ClC family H(+)/Cl(-) exchange transporter yields the protein MNQSKQYRFKEEIKQKSSESVKSIKKLLRQRSLVVSFALLLTGLGASITSISFKTGIAFINNWRLELLESYPAYLVLPVFGLIGGTLSGLLIKNLAPAAKGSGVSQIMGFLRHKRVPMNLKVGLVKLVSGIIAIGSGFPLGPEGPSVQMGGSVAWQMAKWLKAPLAFRRVIVAAGGGAGIAAVFSAPLGGFIYAIEELLNSARPVVLLLVIITTFIADSSAIFLQGGSSKPAFTINFSFSPNDFFYLVILGLIVGVFAEFYCKYVLMMQNLGKKLYQNKFVLKMSICGFILGTIYSLLGDEFHDLDKLKKIIATQNLDFSINPVENIIIWAILVVFILFITSGLAAAVGAPGGLFYPMLILGGATGLIIGSLIPENAPNTYIFAGMGAFVAGCSRTPITAMFLAFALTKNLLIMKPVLISCIASFLIARAFNEESIYERQIQIELEN from the coding sequence ATGAACCAAAGTAAACAATATAGATTTAAAGAAGAAATTAAACAAAAAAGTAGTGAATCAGTCAAAAGCATAAAAAAATTATTAAGGCAACGTTCTTTAGTAGTATCTTTTGCACTTTTACTGACAGGTCTTGGAGCTTCAATTACAAGTATTTCCTTTAAGACCGGAATAGCTTTTATTAACAATTGGAGATTGGAGCTTTTAGAAAGTTATCCAGCATATTTAGTCCTTCCAGTTTTTGGATTAATTGGCGGAACTCTCTCTGGTCTGTTAATCAAAAATCTTGCGCCTGCCGCTAAAGGTTCTGGAGTGAGCCAAATCATGGGGTTTTTAAGGCATAAAAGAGTTCCAATGAACTTAAAAGTTGGATTAGTTAAGCTTGTTTCTGGAATAATTGCGATAGGAAGTGGCTTTCCTCTAGGACCAGAAGGGCCATCAGTTCAAATGGGTGGATCTGTAGCATGGCAGATGGCTAAATGGCTGAAAGCACCTCTTGCCTTTAGACGTGTCATTGTAGCAGCAGGTGGAGGTGCTGGTATTGCAGCAGTATTCAGCGCTCCATTAGGAGGTTTTATTTACGCAATAGAAGAATTATTGAATTCTGCCAGACCAGTAGTTTTATTATTAGTCATAATTACTACTTTCATTGCTGATTCATCAGCAATCTTTCTTCAAGGTGGTTCTAGCAAGCCTGCTTTTACAATTAATTTTTCATTTTCACCTAATGATTTTTTCTATCTTGTAATACTTGGATTAATTGTTGGAGTATTTGCAGAATTTTATTGTAAATATGTATTAATGATGCAAAATCTTGGAAAAAAACTATATCAAAATAAGTTTGTCTTAAAAATGAGTATATGCGGTTTTATTTTAGGAACTATCTATTCTCTACTTGGAGATGAATTTCATGATTTAGACAAGCTAAAAAAAATAATTGCTACACAAAATTTAGATTTTTCTATAAATCCAGTTGAAAATATAATTATATGGGCAATTTTAGTAGTGTTTATATTATTTATTACTTCTGGTTTAGCAGCAGCAGTAGGTGCTCCTGGAGGATTATTTTATCCAATGCTTATTCTTGGTGGAGCAACTGGCTTAATCATCGGCAGCTTAATTCCAGAAAATGCGCCAAATACATACATATTTGCTGGGATGGGGGCTTTCGTAGCAGGATGTTCGCGAACACCAATAACAGCAATGTTTTTGGCTTTTGCCTTAACAAAAAATTTGTTAATAATGAAACCTGTCTTAATCAGCTGCATTGCCAGTTTCTTGATAGCAAGAGCTTTTAATGAAGAATCAATTTATGAGAGACAAATACAAATAGAATTAGAAAACTAA
- the purU gene encoding formyltetrahydrofolate deformylase, translating into MEHPSIIFKIVCPDRPGLVSLLTSWISNYGGNIKHSDHHTDQDAGLFLSRIEWNSKNASFNREEIYNEFKKISDKVNGKFNVNYSDEIPNVAIFVSRQNHCLIDLLWRVRNGELKMKVPLIISNHSDLENIANDFNSKFVHIDTFNTDKSIVEDQFLNLLKEYEIDLVVLAKYMQILSDSFLKKFSSIINIHHSFLPAFKGGQPYHRAWKRGVKLIGATAHYVTEDLDEGPIIEQCTVNVSHRDEVDDLIRKGRDIERIALARAVRLHLNHQVFVYNSKTAVFD; encoded by the coding sequence TTGGAACATCCTTCAATTATATTCAAAATTGTTTGTCCCGATCGGCCTGGCCTTGTAAGTTTACTTACAAGCTGGATTTCAAATTACGGAGGTAACATAAAACATTCTGATCATCATACAGATCAAGACGCGGGTTTGTTTCTTAGTCGAATTGAATGGAATAGCAAAAATGCCTCTTTTAATAGAGAAGAAATTTATAACGAATTTAAAAAAATTTCAGATAAAGTAAATGGAAAATTCAATGTCAATTATTCTGATGAAATCCCAAATGTTGCTATTTTCGTGAGTAGACAAAATCATTGTTTGATTGATTTACTTTGGCGAGTAAGAAATGGTGAACTCAAAATGAAAGTCCCGTTAATAATTTCAAATCATTCTGATCTTGAAAATATTGCAAATGACTTTAATTCAAAATTTGTCCATATTGATACCTTTAATACTGATAAATCTATTGTTGAAGATCAATTTTTAAATTTACTAAAAGAATATGAAATTGATCTTGTTGTATTAGCCAAATATATGCAAATTTTGAGTGACTCTTTTTTAAAAAAGTTTTCTTCAATAATAAATATTCATCATTCTTTTTTACCTGCATTTAAGGGCGGGCAACCATATCATCGAGCATGGAAAAGAGGTGTAAAATTAATCGGTGCTACTGCTCACTATGTCACTGAAGATCTTGATGAAGGCCCAATAATAGAGCAATGCACAGTCAATGTAAGTCATAGGGATGAAGTTGATGATTTGATTAGAAAAGGAAGAGATATTGAAAGAATAGCTTTAGCAAGAGCAGTTAGATTACATCTGAATCATCAAGTATTTGTTTATAACAGCAAAACTGCTGTTTTTGATTGA